The following proteins are encoded in a genomic region of Nicotiana sylvestris chromosome 4, ASM39365v2, whole genome shotgun sequence:
- the LOC138889237 gene encoding uncharacterized protein → MDRTINNYQKCHQSQEDLTIPLGTSVSEIVCKFLEGTYDLSTLLSYKEKFGVQTCASQASEEAGVQYQEKTGLQSQDIGRSEIGSKSIDATCDDDDVAGMILDIANESCQQASKDHGEQLQDKENVELQEKENAARNILNV, encoded by the exons atggacagGACCataaataactaccaaaaatgccac caATCACAGGAGGATTTAACAATTCCATTGGGGACAAGTGTCAGCGAGATTGTATGCAAATTCTTAGAAGGAACGTATGATCTCTCTACACTGCtgtcatacaaagaaaaatttggagTTCAAACTTGTGCCAGTCAAG CAAGCGAAGAAGCTGGAGTGCAGTATCAAGAGAAAACTGGACTACAATCTCAAGACATAGGCAGAAGTGAGATTGGTTCCAAATCTATAGATGCAAcatgtgatgatgatgatgtagcTGGAATGATCTTGGATATTGCAAATG AATCTTGTCAACAAGCATCTAAAGATCATGGTGAACAACTGCAAGATAAAGAAAATGTGGaattgcaagaaaaagaaaatgctgCACGCAATatccttaacgtttga